The DNA sequence GCACCCAAGACACCTGATTCGGCGAGGAATTGCGTGGTGATGTGGCGGCCGCGGGCGCCGAGCGCGCGTCGCAGGCCGATCTCGCCGGTGCGTTCCAGGACGGCGACCAGGGTGGTGTTGGCGATGCCCACGGCCCCGATGACCAGGCAGATCCCGGCCAGGATCAGGAAGAGCTGTTCCAGGTCGGAGGTGACCCCGCTGCGCAACGTCCGCGGGTCCGGCGGCGGTACGGACTTCAGGTACTCGGGGTGGTCGGGGCGCAGTGCGGTGGGGGCGAGCCGGGCGACCTGCCGGGCGGCGCCGATGTCGGTCGCGATCAGCATGGTGGTGCCGTCGCCCTCGGGCGGGCCCCAGATCTCCTCGGCGGTGGTGCGGGGCACCGCGACCGAGAGGAGGAGGTCGGACTTGCGCTGCACGTCCTCGATGATCCCGATCACGGCGAAGGGCTCGGAGCCGATGAAGACGGCCGGCCGGGTGTCGAGGGTGGTGATGCCGAGGCGTGCGGCGACGGACGAGCCGAGGACTGCCACGCGTTGCCTCGTACGGGAGTGGTACTCGTCGTAGAGGCGGCCCTGGGCCAACGTGGGGACGGCGGCCCGCAAGGCGCCGGGGGAGGCTGCGACCACCTCGGTGCTGTCGCCCCCGCCGTCGCTCCCGCCGACCGGGGCGGAACGGACCCTGCCGGCCGTGGCATCGAGTCGGACCGTGTAGAAGACGCCCGCGTGCCGGACCCCGCCCAGACGCTCGACGCGGAGGTCCGCGTCCGCCGGGAATCCCGGGCCGGCGAAGGGGTCCTTGTTCCGGGCGATGTCCTCGACGGTCACCTCGGTGGCGGTGAGCAGGTTGAAGCGGCCGTCGATCTGGGACGAGGTGGTGGCGGTCAGGCCGAGGACCGCGACGAAGGTGCCGACGCCGAGGACCGTTCCGAGCGCCGTCAGCGCCGAGCGGGCCGGGCGCTGCAGGATCCCGGCGAGGGCCTCCGAGACGTTGTCGCGGGCGGTGAAGCGGGAGGGCTCGACACGGACGGCGGAGCGGGAGCGTCGCCGTACGAGCCGCCGGAGCCGGGGCGGGTTCATGCGGGGGCCTGTTCGCGCAGAACGCCGTCGCGGATCGCGAGGGTCCGGCCGCCGTGCGCGGCGACCTCCTGGTCGTGGGTGATGACGAGGACGGTCATCCCGTCGGCGTGGAGCTCGTCGAGGAGGGCCAGCACGGTGTCGGCGTTGGCGGAGTCGAGATTCCCGGTGGGTTCGTCGCACAGCAGCAGCGACGGCCGGGCGACCAGGGCCCGGGCGATGGCCACTCGCTGGCGTTCGCCGCCGGACAGCCGCGAGGGCGGCGCGTCGAGGCGGTGGGCGAGCCCGACCCGGGTGAGGGCCTCCCGGGCGCGGGCGGGGCGCTCCTTGCGGGGTACTCCGTTGTAGAGCATGGCGAGGGCGACGTTCTCCAGGGCCGAGCGGTGCGGCAGCAAGTGGAAGGACTGGAAGACGAATCCGATGCGGCGTCCGCGCAGGGCGGTCCTGTCGCCGTCACCGAGCACGCCGGTGTCGATGCCGTCGATGAGGTAGCGGCCCGTGGTGGGTGCGTCGAGCAGGCCCGCGATGTTCAGGAAGGTCGACTTGCCGGAGCCCGACGGGCCGACGACGGTGACGAACTCACCGCGCTGGATGGTGAGATCGCACGGTGTGAAGGCGGCCACCGGCGGCGGGCCCGGGTACGTGAGGCCCACCTGCCGGAACTCGATGACGGGTGGCGCGGCCTCGGCCACTGCCTCGGCCACGACCTCGCCGACGGGCTCGCCGACGGGCTCGCTGACGGGCTCACTGACGGGCTCACTGACGGGCTCAGCGGCGGCCTTGGTCATGATCCGCCGCCGCTCTTGCCGCCGCCGGGCTTGCCGCCCGACTGCTTGTCCGCGACGCCCGGTTCGACTCCGATGACGACCGAGTCGCCGTCCGCGATCACGCCGTTCCCGGTGGGCCGGATCTCCACGTAGCCGTCGCCGGTCGTGCCGGGCCGGATCTCGACCCGGCGCTGGGCCCCCGTACCGTCCACGACGGTGACACTGGTGCGGCCGTCGGTTCCGGCGGAGACGGCGGTCACCGGAACGACCAGTGCGTTCCCGTCGGTCGCGGCGGCCTCCACGGTGAGCCGTACGTCCTGACCC is a window from the Streptomyces sp. NBC_01244 genome containing:
- a CDS encoding ABC transporter permease; protein product: MNPPRLRRLVRRRSRSAVRVEPSRFTARDNVSEALAGILQRPARSALTALGTVLGVGTFVAVLGLTATTSSQIDGRFNLLTATEVTVEDIARNKDPFAGPGFPADADLRVERLGGVRHAGVFYTVRLDATAGRVRSAPVGGSDGGGDSTEVVAASPGALRAAVPTLAQGRLYDEYHSRTRQRVAVLGSSVAARLGITTLDTRPAVFIGSEPFAVIGIIEDVQRKSDLLLSVAVPRTTAEEIWGPPEGDGTTMLIATDIGAARQVARLAPTALRPDHPEYLKSVPPPDPRTLRSGVTSDLEQLFLILAGICLVIGAVGIANTTLVAVLERTGEIGLRRALGARGRHITTQFLAESGVLGALGGLVGTSLGTLTVVGVAVFRDWTPVVHPGTVAVAPLLGLLTGVLAGLYPAWRAARIEPAEALRR
- a CDS encoding ABC transporter ATP-binding protein, giving the protein MTKAAAEPVSEPVSEPVSEPVGEPVGEVVAEAVAEAAPPVIEFRQVGLTYPGPPPVAAFTPCDLTIQRGEFVTVVGPSGSGKSTFLNIAGLLDAPTTGRYLIDGIDTGVLGDGDRTALRGRRIGFVFQSFHLLPHRSALENVALAMLYNGVPRKERPARAREALTRVGLAHRLDAPPSRLSGGERQRVAIARALVARPSLLLCDEPTGNLDSANADTVLALLDELHADGMTVLVITHDQEVAAHGGRTLAIRDGVLREQAPA